The Streptomyces sp. DH-12 genome has a window encoding:
- the folE gene encoding GTP cyclohydrolase I FolE — MTDPVTLDGIAPIGEFDEERARNAVRELLIAVGEDPDREGLQETPARVARAYREIFAGLWQKPEDVLTTTFDLGHDEMVLVKDIEVYSTCEHHLVPFRGVAHVGYIPSTSGKITGLSKLARLVDVYARRPQVQERLTTQIADSLMEILEPRGVIVVVECEHMCMSMRGIRKPGAKTITSAVRGQLRDAATRNEAMSLIMAR, encoded by the coding sequence ATGACCGACCCCGTGACGCTGGACGGCATAGCCCCCATCGGTGAGTTCGACGAGGAGCGGGCGCGGAACGCCGTGCGCGAACTGCTGATCGCGGTGGGCGAGGATCCGGACCGTGAGGGCCTGCAGGAGACGCCGGCGCGCGTGGCGAGAGCGTACCGGGAGATCTTCGCGGGGCTGTGGCAGAAGCCCGAGGACGTGCTGACGACGACCTTCGACCTCGGCCACGACGAGATGGTGCTGGTCAAGGACATCGAGGTGTACTCGACCTGTGAGCACCACCTGGTGCCGTTCCGGGGCGTGGCGCACGTCGGGTACATCCCGTCGACCAGCGGGAAGATCACCGGCCTCTCCAAGCTGGCCCGGCTCGTGGACGTCTACGCCCGGCGCCCGCAGGTGCAGGAACGACTCACCACGCAGATCGCGGACTCCCTGATGGAGATCCTGGAGCCGCGCGGCGTCATCGTGGTCGTGGAGTGCGAGCACATGTGCATGTCGATGCGGGGCATCCGCAAGCCCGGCGCCAAGACGATCACCTCGGCGGTGCGGGGCCAGCTGCGGGACGCGGCGACCCGTAACGAGGCGATGAGCCTGATCATGGCGCGCTGA
- the folK gene encoding 2-amino-4-hydroxy-6-hydroxymethyldihydropteridine diphosphokinase, which translates to MTRPSTRGHTDPTVQPVPASVVEQVDAADATLQNPRQAVVSLGANLGNRLETLQGAVDALEDTPGIRVKAVSPVYETEPWGVEPGSQPSYFNAVAVLRTTLPPSSLLERAQAVEEAFHRVRDERWGPRTLDVDIVSYADLHSDDPRLTLPHPRAHERAFVLAPWLDIEPAAELPGHGPVAELLDAVTREGVTPRADLELRLPE; encoded by the coding sequence ATGACCAGGCCGTCCACCAGGGGCCACACCGACCCGACCGTCCAGCCCGTCCCCGCCTCCGTGGTCGAGCAGGTGGACGCCGCCGACGCCACGCTGCAGAACCCCCGACAGGCCGTGGTCTCCCTCGGCGCCAACCTGGGCAACCGCCTGGAGACCCTCCAGGGGGCCGTGGACGCCCTGGAGGACACCCCGGGCATCCGGGTCAAGGCGGTCTCCCCCGTGTACGAGACGGAGCCGTGGGGCGTCGAGCCCGGCAGCCAGCCGTCCTACTTCAACGCGGTCGCCGTGCTGAGGACCACCCTGCCGCCGTCCTCCCTGCTGGAGCGCGCCCAGGCGGTCGAGGAGGCCTTCCACCGCGTCCGGGACGAGCGCTGGGGCCCACGCACCCTGGACGTCGACATCGTCTCCTACGCCGACCTCCACTCCGACGACCCGCGGCTCACCCTCCCGCACCCGCGCGCCCACGAGCGCGCCTTCGTGCTCGCCCCCTGGCTCGACATCGAGCCCGCCGCGGAGCTCCCGGGACACGGCCCGGTGGCCGAACTGCTGGACGCGGTCACCCGGGAAGGCGTCACGCCGCGCGCCGACCTGGAACTCCGGCTGCCCGAGTAG
- the folB gene encoding dihydroneopterin aldolase: MDRVALRGLRARGYHGVFPKEREEGQTFLVDLVLGLDTRPAAADDDLTKTVHYGIVAEEVVAVVEGEPVNLVETLAERIAQVCLKHDVVREVEVCVHKPDAPITVPFDDVTVTITRSRV, from the coding sequence GTGGATCGTGTCGCGCTGCGCGGCCTGAGGGCCCGCGGGTACCACGGTGTGTTCCCGAAGGAGCGCGAGGAGGGCCAGACCTTCCTCGTGGACCTCGTCCTCGGCCTGGACACCCGCCCGGCCGCCGCCGACGACGACCTGACGAAGACCGTGCACTACGGCATCGTGGCGGAGGAGGTGGTGGCCGTCGTCGAGGGCGAGCCCGTCAACCTCGTCGAGACCCTCGCCGAGCGCATCGCCCAGGTCTGCCTGAAGCACGACGTCGTACGGGAGGTCGAGGTCTGCGTCCACAAGCCGGACGCGCCGATCACCGTGCCCTTCGACGACGTGACCGTCACCATCACCCGGAGCCGCGTATGA
- a CDS encoding DUF3180 domain-containing protein gives MKELRIRVLAGVFVVAGVLSWAGARLWNAVGTLPSVPVAAPVVLALIAVVLAATALSLRARLKAQRERRPDAKGVDPLMAARAVVFGQSSALVASLVAGLYGGTFVVLLGSLDVPARRDQAIYAGFSVVAGIAVIAAAIFLERVCRLPDDEDDDTPGTAPAS, from the coding sequence GTGAAAGAGCTGCGCATCAGGGTGCTGGCCGGCGTCTTCGTCGTCGCCGGCGTCCTGTCCTGGGCCGGGGCCCGCCTGTGGAACGCGGTGGGGACCCTCCCGAGCGTGCCCGTGGCCGCGCCCGTCGTCCTCGCCCTGATCGCCGTGGTCCTGGCGGCCACCGCGCTCTCCCTGCGCGCCCGGCTCAAGGCCCAGCGCGAGCGCCGGCCCGACGCCAAGGGCGTCGACCCGCTGATGGCGGCGCGTGCGGTGGTCTTCGGACAGTCCAGCGCGCTGGTGGCGTCCCTCGTCGCCGGCCTCTACGGCGGCACGTTCGTCGTGCTGCTGGGGTCCCTGGACGTCCCCGCCCGCCGCGACCAGGCCATCTACGCCGGGTTCTCCGTGGTGGCCGGCATCGCCGTCATAGCGGCGGCCATCTTCCTGGAGCGCGTCTGCCGGCTCCCGGACGACGAGGACGACGACACCCCGGGCACGGCCCCGGCGAGCTGA